One region of Deinococcus seoulensis genomic DNA includes:
- a CDS encoding metallophosphoesterase, which yields MRKFLAFGDVHADFDTLWAALRAASCADANGQPTPPVQAGLYQVVLIGDLVHPKNDREYSRLTGLPRFDPRNPDHLFLAAREQVKHLERLRDYQLAAPHAVHIILGNHDDAVLNTTFVLGTSGGLVHTEFDPDHGGILLPDHLKLWMQAFPRELRVGNVQFAHVSPLPAHSHYDDLFYADRSPKRWFRETPEYVQMAGLGFGVYGHTQIEDGILLDETHGLAMIDAMHAREYLEIMLNPEQPEPLISVRAVPF from the coding sequence ATGCGGAAGTTCCTGGCTTTCGGTGACGTGCACGCCGACTTCGATACCCTCTGGGCCGCCCTGCGCGCCGCCAGCTGCGCCGACGCGAACGGCCAGCCCACCCCGCCCGTGCAGGCCGGACTGTACCAGGTGGTCCTGATCGGCGACCTCGTACACCCCAAGAACGACCGCGAGTACAGCCGCCTGACCGGCCTGCCCCGCTTCGACCCTAGGAACCCGGACCACCTGTTCCTCGCCGCGCGCGAACAGGTCAAGCACCTCGAACGGCTGCGCGACTACCAGCTGGCCGCGCCGCACGCCGTGCACATCATCCTGGGCAACCACGACGACGCCGTCCTGAACACCACCTTCGTGCTGGGCACCAGCGGCGGCCTCGTCCACACCGAATTCGACCCGGACCACGGCGGCATCCTGCTGCCCGACCACCTGAAACTCTGGATGCAGGCCTTCCCGCGCGAACTCAGGGTCGGGAACGTGCAGTTCGCGCACGTCTCCCCCCTGCCCGCCCACAGCCACTACGACGACCTGTTCTACGCCGACCGCAGCCCCAAACGCTGGTTCCGCGAAACACCCGAGTACGTGCAGATGGCAGGCCTGGGCTTCGGCGTGTACGGCCACACCCAGATCGAGGACGGCATCCTGCTCGACGAGACGCACGGACTGGCCATGATCGACGCCATGCACGCCCGCGAATACCTGGAAATCATGCTGAACCCCGAACAACCCGAACCGCTGATCAGCGTGCGCGCCGTTCCCTTCTGA
- a CDS encoding tyrosine-type recombinase/integrase gives MHLDELWTRHARHLRLRKRSPETIRYYDATARKLRIYLAREGHSLCAEEVRVDDLRGFMEHLEQSGLKEGGIDAHFRALKGMFGWAVKDEMLDKNPTNRLERAKQPHRLMLTLSKDEYRRILDVARKSQYRDRETAIVVTLFDTGLRLAELAGLRLSDLNFADGHLRVIGKGNKERVVPLGLMAAEALNRYLRKSRKPRFPFVEHVFLGRTGEPLSRSGVAQVLADLARQATIPRAHAAPHAFRRSFAVNYLRNGGDVFTLQHVMGHATLDMTRRYVNLLPEDLTRAHAQVSPADRMAASPSRGRR, from the coding sequence ATGCACCTCGACGAACTCTGGACACGGCACGCCCGTCACCTGCGCCTGCGGAAGCGCAGTCCGGAAACCATCCGGTATTACGACGCCACCGCCCGGAAGCTCCGCATCTACCTCGCTCGGGAAGGGCATTCCCTGTGCGCTGAGGAGGTGCGGGTGGACGACCTGCGCGGCTTCATGGAGCACCTGGAGCAGAGCGGGCTGAAGGAGGGTGGCATCGATGCCCACTTCCGGGCTTTGAAGGGAATGTTCGGCTGGGCGGTGAAGGACGAGATGCTGGACAAGAATCCCACCAATCGGCTGGAACGCGCCAAGCAGCCTCACCGTCTGATGCTGACGCTGTCCAAGGATGAGTACCGGCGGATTCTGGATGTTGCCCGAAAGAGTCAGTACAGAGACCGTGAGACAGCGATCGTCGTGACGTTGTTCGATACCGGGCTCCGGCTGGCGGAGCTGGCTGGCCTCCGGTTGAGTGACCTGAACTTTGCCGATGGCCACCTTCGGGTGATCGGGAAGGGGAACAAGGAGCGGGTGGTGCCGTTGGGGTTGATGGCGGCAGAGGCCCTGAACCGGTACCTGCGCAAGAGCCGCAAGCCGCGTTTTCCCTTTGTGGAGCATGTTTTCCTGGGTCGGACCGGGGAGCCGCTGTCCCGGTCCGGTGTGGCACAGGTGCTGGCGGATCTGGCGCGGCAGGCGACGATTCCGCGTGCACACGCCGCGCCGCATGCGTTCCGCCGTTCGTTCGCCGTGAACTACCTGCGCAACGGTGGTGACGTGTTCACCTTGCAGCATGTGATGGGGCACGCCACGCTGGACATGACCCGCCGGTACGTGAACCTCCTCCCGGAGGATCTGACGCGGGCTCATGCGCAGGTGTCGCCAGCGGACCGGATGGCTGCGTCACCGTCCAGGGGCCGCCGATGA
- a CDS encoding DUF499 domain-containing protein, with amino-acid sequence MSAVQEAFGKAVFEYAQAVRKFVSGKLKAEYGEGKAWFEKFVDSLTPVKQTNVMKTIEAGGVKAPEDLIDVTHFGDVILRQKDIFKKVFGNQHSKAVTWAQEIAEVRHDYAHQKPVSDDDAYRALDNMARLLVLMNEEKKAAEVKALRDAILTGTKSEKDKAKVVSDPSLQPWWKNAQPHDDIRKGQFDENTFAAKLDDVVRDDGSAPPEYRRADLFFRKTYLTRELTSVLADTLKRLAGTGGESVVQLRTPFGGGKTHALIALYHLVKHHADIEEADRAAILKVAELSEVPRSRLAVLVGTQLDPNGRKVDGLSLRTLWGELAYQLGGKDGYALLSDADASGIAPSKDTLINLFNLVRGQKCSSLILMDELLVYQVKAAGRRVEGTTLQAQTFAFLQSLTEAVAGVEGVALVTTFPESHIEYYDHQESPEVFARLEKIFGRVQAVRVPVQGEEIYEVIRRRLFDTIDIKVAEQVAGEYSRLFDEHKDDLPVEARSAEYRKKMVRAFPFHPELIDLLYEQWGSMQSFQKTRGVLRLLARVIEHGYLSGAARPLISLGDVGLEQGEMQATVTQTLGDAEWRGALASDLSAPNGRSYQIDKEQAGNYAKFRLAQTVASAVFMASHSGGDRKGITKPGLNLALLHPEGITPMLITDALDRLKNRLYYMHANGTFVFRAQANLNSVLADRTAQVKRERAQDFVRDAAQKASGSSLFKPYVWPDSHKDVPDGAGFKLVLLGPDAPLDDKESRDRKLSGIQQNTSGSPRIHKNTLVYVIGKGGDFSRAIEAARTLLALQDIEKDRALTLSPEQKADLKERLAKQTEMVPSLTKAAYTSLFVPTVRDDGAAVWREIDITAHVRTKSTLEAAVTDLLRQEDLLISAMDPALLLQGPWKLWPADETYLELGKLRDYFTRLPHLPFVESESAIKAAIVRGIQQGLFELGQFVGEFPNIWDRNRPAAEGDIFFNENYKLGRPGVIPTKPAPPVIPPPPKPDPIPDPDPKPETDTKPDPKAPVTQVRLTLAGMPLAQVHNLVDLFEALKDAKGDVRLDVSLTATNPSGLDQTMLDLSVRELIDQHGLNVKWEQE; translated from the coding sequence ATGAGCGCAGTGCAGGAAGCATTCGGCAAGGCGGTCTTCGAGTACGCCCAGGCCGTGCGGAAGTTCGTCAGTGGCAAACTCAAGGCCGAATACGGGGAAGGGAAGGCCTGGTTCGAGAAGTTCGTGGATTCCCTCACGCCGGTCAAGCAGACCAATGTCATGAAGACCATCGAGGCTGGGGGCGTCAAGGCACCGGAAGATCTGATTGACGTGACCCACTTCGGGGATGTGATCCTGCGGCAGAAGGACATCTTCAAGAAGGTGTTCGGGAATCAGCACAGCAAGGCTGTGACGTGGGCGCAGGAGATTGCCGAGGTGCGGCACGATTACGCGCACCAGAAGCCCGTCTCGGATGATGACGCTTACCGTGCGCTGGACAACATGGCCCGCCTTCTCGTGCTGATGAACGAGGAGAAGAAGGCGGCCGAGGTCAAGGCTTTGCGGGACGCCATCCTCACAGGCACCAAGTCCGAGAAGGACAAAGCGAAGGTTGTGTCTGATCCGTCGCTGCAGCCCTGGTGGAAGAACGCTCAGCCGCATGACGACATCCGTAAGGGGCAGTTCGACGAGAACACCTTTGCGGCGAAACTGGACGATGTGGTCCGCGATGATGGCAGTGCCCCGCCGGAGTACCGCCGCGCTGACCTGTTCTTCAGGAAGACGTACCTGACCAGGGAGCTGACGAGCGTGCTGGCCGACACGTTGAAGCGGCTGGCGGGGACGGGTGGCGAATCGGTGGTTCAGTTGCGCACGCCGTTCGGGGGAGGGAAGACGCACGCTCTGATCGCGCTGTATCACCTCGTCAAGCACCATGCGGATATCGAGGAAGCGGACCGGGCAGCGATTCTCAAGGTGGCGGAGCTGTCGGAGGTGCCCCGGAGCCGACTGGCCGTCCTGGTGGGAACGCAGCTGGACCCGAACGGGCGCAAGGTAGATGGCCTGAGCCTGCGGACCCTCTGGGGTGAACTGGCCTACCAGCTGGGTGGGAAGGACGGCTACGCGCTTCTGAGTGACGCGGACGCCTCTGGCATCGCGCCCAGCAAGGACACCCTGATCAACCTGTTCAACCTGGTGCGGGGTCAGAAGTGCAGTTCGCTGATCCTGATGGACGAGCTGCTGGTGTATCAGGTGAAAGCAGCGGGGCGGCGCGTGGAGGGCACCACGCTGCAGGCGCAGACGTTCGCGTTCCTCCAGAGCCTGACCGAAGCGGTGGCGGGTGTGGAGGGTGTGGCGCTGGTCACGACCTTCCCCGAGTCGCACATCGAGTATTACGACCATCAGGAGTCGCCGGAAGTCTTCGCCCGTCTGGAGAAGATCTTCGGGCGCGTGCAGGCCGTGCGTGTTCCCGTTCAGGGCGAGGAGATCTACGAGGTAATCCGTCGCCGTCTCTTCGACACCATCGATATCAAGGTGGCCGAGCAGGTGGCAGGGGAGTACAGTCGGCTGTTCGACGAGCACAAGGATGACCTGCCGGTGGAAGCTCGCAGTGCCGAGTACCGCAAGAAGATGGTGCGGGCCTTCCCGTTCCACCCGGAACTGATTGACCTGCTGTACGAGCAGTGGGGAAGCATGCAGAGCTTCCAGAAGACCCGTGGCGTGCTGCGGCTCCTGGCCCGCGTGATCGAGCACGGGTACCTGTCCGGCGCAGCGCGGCCACTGATCTCTCTGGGTGACGTGGGCCTGGAGCAGGGGGAAATGCAGGCGACGGTCACCCAGACGCTGGGTGACGCGGAATGGCGCGGCGCACTCGCGAGTGACCTGAGCGCCCCGAATGGCCGTTCCTACCAGATCGATAAGGAGCAGGCGGGGAACTACGCCAAGTTCCGGCTGGCGCAGACCGTGGCAAGCGCCGTGTTCATGGCGTCCCATTCGGGCGGCGACCGTAAGGGCATCACCAAGCCGGGCCTGAACCTGGCGCTGCTGCACCCGGAAGGCATCACCCCGATGCTGATCACGGACGCCCTGGACCGACTGAAAAACCGTCTGTACTACATGCATGCCAATGGCACGTTCGTCTTCCGGGCGCAGGCGAACCTGAACAGCGTGCTGGCCGACCGTACCGCGCAGGTCAAGCGTGAACGGGCGCAGGATTTCGTCAGGGACGCCGCGCAGAAGGCCAGTGGGTCCAGCCTGTTCAAACCCTACGTCTGGCCGGACAGCCACAAGGACGTGCCCGATGGCGCGGGATTCAAGCTGGTTCTGCTGGGTCCAGACGCTCCGCTGGACGATAAGGAAAGCCGCGACCGGAAACTGAGCGGCATTCAGCAGAACACCAGCGGCAGCCCCCGCATTCACAAGAACACGCTGGTCTACGTCATCGGCAAGGGCGGTGATTTCAGCCGGGCAATCGAGGCGGCCAGGACGCTGCTGGCCCTGCAGGACATCGAGAAGGACCGCGCCCTGACGCTCAGCCCGGAGCAGAAGGCCGATCTGAAGGAACGGCTGGCCAAGCAGACGGAGATGGTGCCCAGTCTGACCAAGGCGGCCTACACGTCCCTGTTCGTGCCAACCGTCAGGGACGACGGCGCGGCCGTGTGGCGGGAGATCGACATCACGGCCCATGTCCGCACGAAGTCGACCCTGGAGGCGGCAGTCACCGACCTGCTGCGCCAGGAGGATCTGCTCATCTCCGCCATGGATCCGGCACTCCTGCTGCAGGGCCCCTGGAAGCTCTGGCCTGCCGACGAGACCTACCTGGAACTCGGCAAGCTGCGGGACTACTTCACTCGTCTGCCGCACCTGCCCTTCGTCGAGTCCGAAAGTGCCATCAAAGCGGCCATCGTGCGCGGCATCCAACAGGGCCTGTTTGAACTCGGGCAGTTCGTGGGGGAGTTCCCGAACATCTGGGACCGCAACCGCCCGGCTGCCGAAGGCGACATCTTCTTCAACGAGAACTACAAGCTCGGTCGTCCCGGCGTCATCCCCACGAAGCCTGCGCCTCCCGTCATCCCTCCCCCTCCGAAGCCCGACCCTATTCCTGACCCCGACCCCAAGCCTGAAACCGACACGAAGCCGGACCCGAAAGCTCCCGTCACCCAGGTGCGACTGACCCTGGCAGGCATGCCCCTTGCCCAGGTGCACAACCTCGTCGATCTGTTTGAAGCGCTGAAGGATGCCAAAGGTGACGTCCGTCTGGACGTGAGTCTGACGGCCACCAACCCGTCCGGACTCGACCAGACCATGCTGGACCTGAGTGTCCGGGAGCTGATCGACCAGCATGGCCTGAATGTGAAGTGGGAGCAGGAGTAA
- a CDS encoding DUF1156 domain-containing protein — translation MAYKRLIEHRLPLAEISTESAREKSIRHGHISTLHIWWARRPLAASRAAVFATLVPDTDENYELVKKIVPWEAVKDGNNEDILEARRRVLEANGGVPPKVLDPFGGGGAIPLEALRLGCEVYSLDLNPVAHIIQKATLEFPQKYGQPNSRPVPDYIREKDRQVQAEAQGKVSTKNKGKATRQVGFDFSSSEGLWEQDYKKNPLATDVRYWGEWVLEKARAELAEFYPPDEDGKVPVAYLWARTVACTNPACRAEVPMVKQQWLAQKPGRKSAYKLISNPETRNIEAEVVGVSKDEKWPSTGTVEDGNATCPVCGTTITVKDVRQQAAAKTWGQKLLVAITTDSSRSGKIYRKSIQSDAETFAHAQKNLEDYLIKDPLAVPNEPMQGWRREIRPPIYGITSWREIFNDRQLLSISTFINFSKQAEEKVSVSQSKEYSIAIATYLGIIVDRLADRCSMLCRWDNGTKYETIINTFSRQAIPMVWDYAEVNPLNTSSGGWEGAVEWVERVIVSTSKSSTSPAKSIRGSATRLPFDDGEIDAIITDPPYYDAISYAELSDFFYVWMKRSIGHNYPEHFRTPLTLRRKRLFRTQQGTMTIF, via the coding sequence ATGGCCTACAAGCGTCTCATTGAACATCGCCTGCCGCTGGCCGAGATCAGCACCGAGTCAGCGCGTGAAAAAAGCATCCGTCACGGCCACATCTCCACCCTGCACATCTGGTGGGCCCGCCGCCCCCTCGCGGCCAGTCGCGCCGCCGTGTTCGCCACGCTGGTGCCCGATACTGACGAAAACTACGAACTGGTCAAGAAAATCGTCCCCTGGGAAGCAGTCAAGGACGGCAACAACGAGGACATCCTGGAAGCGCGTCGTCGGGTGCTGGAGGCCAACGGTGGTGTACCGCCGAAGGTCCTGGACCCGTTCGGCGGTGGTGGGGCCATTCCGCTGGAGGCCCTGCGCCTAGGCTGCGAGGTCTACTCGCTGGACCTGAATCCGGTCGCGCACATCATACAGAAGGCCACTCTGGAATTCCCGCAGAAGTACGGCCAGCCGAACAGCCGCCCCGTGCCCGATTACATCCGCGAGAAGGACCGGCAGGTGCAGGCCGAGGCCCAGGGCAAGGTGAGCACAAAGAACAAAGGCAAGGCCACCCGGCAGGTCGGCTTTGACTTCAGCAGCAGCGAGGGTTTATGGGAGCAGGATTACAAGAAGAACCCGCTGGCGACCGACGTGCGCTACTGGGGTGAATGGGTGCTGGAGAAGGCCCGCGCCGAACTGGCCGAGTTTTACCCACCTGACGAGGACGGCAAAGTGCCCGTGGCGTACCTATGGGCGAGGACGGTGGCGTGTACTAACCCCGCCTGCCGTGCCGAAGTGCCGATGGTGAAACAGCAATGGTTGGCACAGAAGCCTGGACGTAAATCCGCTTACAAATTGATATCAAACCCAGAGACAAGAAACATTGAGGCTGAAGTAGTAGGCGTTTCGAAGGATGAGAAATGGCCATCTACGGGCACGGTAGAAGATGGTAATGCCACTTGCCCTGTCTGTGGCACAACTATCACTGTGAAGGACGTACGCCAGCAGGCAGCAGCAAAAACCTGGGGACAGAAACTACTTGTAGCAATTACAACCGATTCCAGTCGATCAGGTAAAATATACAGAAAATCTATACAGTCTGACGCTGAGACTTTTGCGCATGCCCAAAAAAATTTGGAAGACTATTTGATTAAAGACCCTCTGGCTGTTCCAAACGAGCCAATGCAGGGTTGGCGCCGTGAAATACGTCCTCCAATCTATGGGATTACTTCTTGGCGCGAAATCTTCAATGATCGGCAGCTCTTATCTATTTCAACATTCATCAATTTTTCCAAACAGGCAGAGGAGAAGGTTTCTGTCAGCCAAAGTAAAGAGTACTCTATTGCGATAGCAACCTATCTGGGAATCATAGTTGACAGATTGGCTGACAGGTGCTCAATGCTTTGCCGCTGGGATAATGGAACAAAGTATGAAACAATCATCAATACCTTTAGTCGGCAAGCAATACCTATGGTGTGGGATTATGCCGAAGTCAATCCCCTGAACACCTCTTCCGGAGGCTGGGAGGGGGCGGTTGAGTGGGTTGAGAGGGTAATTGTATCTACATCAAAATCAAGTACGTCGCCAGCAAAATCCATTCGAGGCAGTGCAACTAGACTACCGTTCGATGACGGAGAAATAGACGCAATTATAACTGACCCCCCATACTATGACGCAATTAGCTACGCCGAGCTATCCGACTTCTTCTATGTTTGGATGAAACGATCTATTGGGCATAATTATCCTGAGCATTTCCGTACTCCACTAACCCTAAGGCGCAAGAGGCTATTCAGAACCCAGCAAGGCACAATGACGATATTCTAG
- a CDS encoding RNA-binding domain-containing protein encodes MTEQELRELIAGGETMTVEFKSDVEEKGGLHFLKLIEAVVCLANAQGGSLLLGVEDDGRITGLNPQRKEPMTSSGIEALIANRTSTHLSAPVSLMTLDSHQVAVIHVPQARGLTATSEGIVKKRVIGGQGRPECVTVLPNDWIHYRIDTGAADFSAHIPAGATWNDLDPIEIERLRQNVENNPKADPALRGLEDHELAGALNLAVTVEGEPRPTLTGLLLAGREASIRAHVPTHEAAFQLLTERLANPLNQFTRQPLVKLFEAFGQYLVPLNLEEEFDLGFRRIPVPPYPAAAFREALANALVHRDYTQRGTVYVRIDEGVGGMFISNPGRLPEGVTTENILTVEPRARNPLLADAFRRLGLAERTGRGVDRIYETILRTGRPAPTYDVSDATTVRIFLPGGQPDVDFVRLTIDAQNNRQRDLSWRHLLILRTAKDEGEITTSEAAALIRGNEHQARTLLEHLMQSGLLEAKGSKRHRTYHLSARLYERLGQKAEYSRRRGPDAIRQEQSVLQFLREHGVIRRADVLSLLPELTDTSATNLLKRLTRTGTLVQEGEKRGTTYRLNQQAE; translated from the coding sequence ATGACCGAGCAGGAACTGCGGGAACTGATTGCGGGCGGCGAGACCATGACAGTCGAATTCAAGAGCGACGTCGAAGAAAAGGGCGGGCTGCACTTCCTCAAGCTGATTGAGGCTGTCGTCTGCCTCGCCAACGCTCAAGGCGGCAGCCTACTCCTCGGGGTGGAAGATGACGGCCGCATCACCGGTCTGAACCCTCAGCGTAAGGAACCGATGACCTCATCGGGCATCGAGGCACTGATCGCCAACCGGACGAGCACTCACCTGTCCGCGCCCGTCAGCCTCATGACCCTCGACAGTCATCAGGTCGCGGTCATTCACGTTCCGCAGGCTCGCGGGTTGACGGCAACCTCCGAAGGCATCGTCAAGAAACGCGTCATCGGCGGCCAGGGCCGACCCGAATGCGTGACCGTCCTCCCGAACGACTGGATTCACTACCGGATCGACACGGGAGCCGCCGACTTCAGTGCCCACATCCCAGCTGGAGCCACCTGGAACGACCTCGACCCCATCGAGATCGAACGGCTCCGGCAGAACGTGGAGAACAACCCAAAGGCAGACCCGGCGTTGCGTGGACTGGAAGACCATGAACTCGCGGGAGCCCTCAATCTGGCCGTCACGGTCGAGGGTGAACCGCGACCCACCCTGACGGGCCTGCTGCTGGCCGGGCGTGAAGCGTCCATCCGCGCCCACGTTCCCACGCACGAGGCGGCCTTCCAACTCCTGACGGAACGACTGGCCAATCCGCTCAATCAGTTCACCCGGCAGCCACTCGTCAAGCTGTTCGAGGCGTTCGGGCAGTACCTCGTCCCCCTCAACCTCGAAGAGGAATTCGACCTGGGGTTCCGCCGCATTCCCGTCCCCCCATACCCCGCTGCGGCCTTCCGCGAAGCCCTCGCCAACGCCCTGGTGCACCGTGACTACACGCAACGCGGCACGGTCTACGTCCGAATTGACGAGGGCGTCGGCGGGATGTTCATCAGCAACCCAGGCCGTCTTCCCGAAGGCGTGACCACGGAGAACATCCTCACCGTAGAGCCACGCGCCCGGAATCCCCTGCTGGCCGACGCCTTCCGGAGACTTGGTCTGGCCGAACGGACCGGGCGTGGCGTCGACCGCATCTACGAAACGATCCTCCGCACCGGCCGTCCCGCGCCCACGTACGACGTGAGCGACGCCACCACCGTCCGTATCTTCCTACCGGGCGGACAACCCGACGTCGACTTTGTGCGCCTCACCATCGACGCGCAGAACAACCGGCAACGCGACCTGTCCTGGCGGCACCTGCTCATCCTGCGAACTGCCAAGGATGAAGGGGAAATCACGACATCCGAAGCTGCTGCCCTCATCCGGGGCAATGAACATCAGGCTCGCACCCTGCTGGAACACCTGATGCAGAGCGGCCTCCTGGAGGCCAAAGGCAGCAAACGGCACCGCACCTACCACCTGAGTGCCCGCCTGTACGAGCGACTGGGACAGAAAGCCGAGTACAGCCGCAGGAGAGGCCCTGACGCCATCCGGCAAGAGCAGAGCGTGCTGCAGTTCCTCCGCGAGCACGGCGTCATCCGGCGCGCAGACGTTCTGAGCCTGCTCCCGGAACTCACTGACACATCGGCTACCAACCTGCTCAAACGGCTGACGCGGACCGGCACGCTGGTTCAGGAAGGGGAGAAGCGCGGCACCACCTACCGCCTCAACCAGCAGGCCGAATAA